From the genome of Saccharomyces kudriavzevii IFO 1802 strain IFO1802 genome assembly, chromosome: 16:
TCAAGCTAAAGTGCTCCTCCTTAATAAATCATTGCTAACACAGCGATTAACAGATGAAGACATATTTAAAGGCATGAATTTGGTGTCAGGTCCTGTCAATGTCGCTATTCCTCGGGACATATCATCGCaggagaaaaaagagagggTAAAACTACAAAGTCAGAAATTGCAGAATATTGATCTTCATCCTAGCGGGAAGGCGCATATTGAGGAACTTCTACACTCTTTGAACTTAGATACGAACGACCATGAAGAAATTTACAGAAAAATATCGCTTTATCTAcagaaaaatgaagaaagtgTGGGCGCTTCACAACATAACCATGTAGATATcgatttgaaatctttaAAAGGGTATCTGCAAAATATTGAGAAGAGGGCACATCTAAAAAGGGCCATtaataaacaaaagaaaagtcaAACTCGCACTTTTGAATGGAACACAGAATCCTTCTCCGAAACAGTACCATTGACAGCGGGAAGTATCTTATTTAAAAGGAGACCTAGCCGCTTATGGAAACGTTTTCAAAACGGAATAGGCATATTTCTCAATCTGACCAAAGgggcaaagaaaattagtACCGCTAACAAAGTCCCTGAGGGAAACAACATACTGTTACATTCATTGGAAGACAATAAGGACATAATTATATCAAACAACTTTGACTATGGTGTATTCAACATCAACTTCACAGATTTATTTGGTGTCATTAATTCCTCTGGGTATCCGCCAGAGAGAGTTTTGAACCGGATCAATGACATTGAGTTAAAGGGTTGGGAATGCATAGGGAACCTGTACGATAATAGTAAAGTAAtggtttttcaaagtaGCCATCAATTTTCAGATGAGAGAAGGGTCCCTAAAGGGTCATCTACTCCTCgtaaaacatttttcatttcaatCACAGCTTTATTGACCACATTTTTTGCATATTATAAATACCGTCTTCTCCAACGTGAGGAACCAAATTAAGTTTCTCCTTGTACATAGAAATAATTCACTATTCATCATTTTGTAATACATATCTCTGCCGAAGTCACCAATCATTTAAAGATGCTAATACCTTTTCTCTCTGGACGGTTTGGTTATCTTTTAAATACTTCGCTGTTTTAACACGGGAGTAAAATATCGGACAGTCATAGGAATTGCATTCGTTAGCTATATGGTCATTTTCAATGCCCGCATCAGAGGTGTAACGGTAACTGCATGTTCTACATACCGTCTTTAAGGTTTCGTATTCCTTCTGCCTCTTCAATTTCTGTATGAGAAGCGATGATGTTgtgaagttttttcttaccaAACAGTCATCGCAAAGTTGTACTGAATGTGGTTTAGTCAGCTCCTCCCCACAATTACAGCACGTTAAAGAAGTTCCTACTTTCACTAGtttttctcctttcttCCCAGTCGTACTGCTTTTCTTAGATATTAACACTTCCTGCGTCCAGGTACCAATACTTATTCCAATCAAGTTAAACAATCTATCGAGCGGAGGGATCAGGGTCTTGTTTATATAGTATTCAGAATCCAATTCCAAGTCCTCATTTTCGAAAAATTCTTCGGGCGATACACATCTTTCCCTAAGAATTTGTCCTTTCTTACCCTTAACAACCAGATAAGGCACACGCTCCTTGTATTGAGGTTCTGCTCTGTAGTCTTTatttatctttctttttgccaCCACTGCCCCTGCAGGAGCGGTTTTCTCACTTTTATATGCTCCTAGCTTAACCTCTTTGGCAAAGCAAAAATCTTGGGTAGATACCTTGCCTGATTgaattttgataaattctccatgaagatatttctttatttttgaaagatctTTAGTTTGAAAGAGTAACCGTATGCATTTTTCAACGATTTTCTGCTGTGCTGGAATGCCGTCTCTTCTAACTGTTTCAATACCCTTggcatcaaaaaatggaaggTTTTGGGAAGGGCTTTCATAAGAAAATCCAACGTACCTTTTTTTGCTAACTAGTATGGAAGGATGGTATACTTTTTCGAACTTCAATGATACCGGTTTTGGATTGTTTTGGGTTACTCTTTCTGCCATAGCATGACCAATAGCAAAAGCTTCATTGGCAGTCTTTCCAGGCAAATATACAAACAAACTATCGGTGTCACCATAAACAACTTTGGCACTCCAAGTGTCATCTTTCTCAATAATATCTATTGCTTTCTCTAAAGTTTCTCTACCTGTCTGCACAATGCTATCAGCCAAATCAGAGCACGGCATTCTCCCAGAAAATGAGGCTGATGTATAGCCGTAAGTAACGTTAGCCAAAAGTTTGAGTGCCAGTTGCTTGTTATTCAAAAACCTCTTTAGGCTACTGTTATCATCACCTATTTCGttcattgtattttttatcattacTCTAACATCTAAAATATCTGTCaacatttttgataaggttgATTTTCTAACAGAAGTTTTGGCATAAATGACACCATTTGGAGCGATGCTAACATCATCTTTTAGTAAagtcaaaatatttcttggCAATGAAAACTTCGACACCCCAATTTGATTGTCCATTAGGCTTATTTCTCTTACTCTTCCTAACATTGTTGAATAGCAATAATTATATCCAATCATAATGGACGGGTATAATGATTGGAAATCCAAAACTACAAGAGGACTTTTGTAAAAAGCGGATTCTGGCTCCATAACTAAAGGGACACATTCAAGAGCCTTTTGTTTGCGAacatctttctttcctggagaaagaagaataaaactTTCAGACTTGCAAATTCTAATTAAAAAAGATTCAACTTTGAATTGTGACCCTCTGTAATATACAGAATGAAAATCGATACCAATTAATCTTGCCTGCTCAATATTTCGAGCAATGTAATCTTGCTTTCTTAATAGTTGTACATTTATCCGGGCTCTTGATAACCAATAATATATCACGGTTCTCATTTTCGTTGAGCTGTTTTTAGAGTTCCACATGTCTGTTAGTGATCTATATGAAAAATGTGGCAAGCGTTTATGTAGGAGATTAAATGCAGTACTTTCAATGGTATATTGTGCTAAATTTACGTCAGATCGTAATGCTCTCCATACATTGATTATATGTCTTCCTGTTACTGAGATTCCTGAAGATTGAGTATATCCCCACGTATCTGATCTTTTGCTCTTGAATTGATACTTAACTCTGGCAAGTTCGTTGACAATGTCGAAttgatgtattttttgaCACCTTTCAATTATATAACcccaagaaaaattgtgTATTTCAAAACCGGAAAGAATATCAGGATCAAACAGTAATACTAAATCGGTTAAGGCTTCGAACATATCATACTCGGTCTCATAAAACATGACTGGAATGTTGTCAACACATCGTTGAATTTGAGAGGGGAATATACTATCCTTGAAATCTTTGTGAACAATCATAATCCCTTCGTAGGCGATATCTAGATCTAGAGGAAAGGTTTCCTCTTCAAGACACCATATAATCATGCAGACTTCATCTATTGCAGGATCTGGATTTTTGTCGCCTCTGGTGTTTACGTGAATTTCAAGCGTCAAATGTGTTAGAGAATCGTGAACTACcccttttttcctttttcgaTTAACTGACGTGTCACTAGCAAACTTGTAGAAAAATTTACTACGAGGTGTTTGCATAGCTATCTGGGActcattgtttttcttcgtcGCAGATATCTCTCCTTTGTACCATCTTGCTACTGCGTTATATCCAGGTGGCCTGACTAGGTACTTCCACGAGGAGAACATATCAAAAGCGGGTTTATCATAAACGGATACGAGTTCTCCTTCGAATTGCACTGGTATTCTAGCCGATATATGTGTAGAGCTTATCTCAAACCTTTTCCCTGCATATGCATAAGGTTTATCTTCTAAATCAACTGggtttgaaaagaaaggatcTTTGTActccatttttggaaacCCTTCTGCCTGCAGttcatcaagaatatcTCGATAAGAAAAGGGAGGCCCTTGATAAACAAAGGAGTTTTCTCCGTAACATAAACCCGCAGTagtaattttcttcctttttctggACAGTTGAGACACCCTGTTGGTGGAAGAAGATAATGtaaatttcctttttcttgccATGTTTTGCGTTAGAGCACAGtccattgaatattttgttttattctGAGCTTTCCTTCGATTATCCAAGGATGTCATTGTATGTTTTGAAGTCTCTAGACCCTCTGTTGAAGATGCAGGGGACCCGGGTTTATTAGCGTATTCTTGCAAATCTTCCTCGTCCTTTTCAAAACCCAACGTCTCGTATTCCGTGAATAAAAAGCTAAGTTGctcctctttctttttgttgtcTATATTAGTATTGGATATTTCGGCCTGAGGAAGCTTGGGCCACAGTTGTGTTAACGCCTTGTATGGTGTTTTAATGTCTGCAAATCTCTGATTTTCATCcacaaaattttcaaagttcGGTACTTGGCCATCAAAGGTGCTTAACTTATGTTCCGCTTTTTTATAGAATGCTTCAAGCTCCCGAGAAGACTGCCACTTGTGATCACTTACGAGACGGTTCATTTCTGGGGCTACCTCATACTCTTCCAATGATAATGCCCTTCGTTGAATGGTTAGTTCATTTACCATTTCCTTAGTTGAAGATACATACGGTTTTACAAGTATGTCAGAGGTGTCTCTCAACttctccaaaaaattgtGATGCAAATCCCTATGAATTAATTTGTCTCTATTTCTGATGAACTGTGGTAATATATCCAATTCAATCAACCCATTTCCAATTCGCGGAAAATCCTTTCTACTAAGTATGTCGTTGTGTAAATAACAATACTGGTCTAACAATAACTGAAGTTCATCATTGAGTGTCATCTTATCAATACCTAGTACATTGTTCAGAACTGGTGAGCGGAAATAGCACTTGTCCACGTTTATCCATGAGCAACCAAACAAATTGAAGTCAGCAGTCCACTGCAGCAAGTAAGGAATATGTGATTCATATGTTTCAGACTTTTTGTCAAAAAGTTTACCATCTCTGATTAATTCAGAAAGCCTATTTACGCAGGATGGGTTG
Proteins encoded in this window:
- the MRX4 gene encoding Mrx4p (similar to Saccharomyces cerevisiae YPL168W; ancestral locus Anc_8.696) yields the protein MYRYKMRTLSTTVLVRATKCSALNMDVHWIRTVSQGRHGGAKFAGRNEPSVFDSKAPKSARIKAFRHVIYQSAIGKGNVNFSSMEVNLITRLVSVLKGGCKKNLENSLQAKVLLLNKSLLTQRLTDEDIFKGMNLVSGPVNVAIPRDISSQEKKERVKLQSQKLQNIDLHPSGKAHIEELLHSLNLDTNDHEEIYRKISLYLQKNEESVGASQHNHVDIDLKSLKGYLQNIEKRAHLKRAINKQKKSQTRTFEWNTESFSETVPLTAGSILFKRRPSRLWKRFQNGIGIFLNLTKGAKKISTANKVPEGNNILLHSLEDNKDIIISNNFDYGVFNINFTDLFGVINSSGYPPERVLNRINDIELKGWECIGNLYDNSKVMVFQSSHQFSDERRVPKGSSTPRKTFFISITALLTTFFAYYKYRLLQREEPN
- the REV3 gene encoding DNA-directed DNA polymerase (similar to Saccharomyces cerevisiae REV3 (YPL167C); ancestral locus Anc_8.694) — its product is MSQEHNDPAGSDTLSSFSKTGSEYLRIQLNNYDYYMSKPTSLDPSHGESLPLNQFSQVPTIRVFGALSTGHQVLCHVHGILPYIFIKYDGYISDTSTLRHQRCAQVHKILERRIKASFKKGNDDKQDSNSDKLGNLTYVANVSVVKGIPFYGYHVGWMLFYKISLLNPSCVNRLSELIRDGKLFDKKSETYESHIPYLLQWTADFNLFGCSWINVDKCYFRSPVLNNVLGIDKMTLNDELQLLLDQYCYLHNDILSRKDFPRIGNGLIELDILPQFIRNRDKLIHRDLHHNFLEKLRDTSDILVKPYVSSTKEMVNELTIQRRALSLEEYEVAPEMNRLVSDHKWQSSRELEAFYKKAEHKLSTFDGQVPNFENFVDENQRFADIKTPYKALTQLWPKLPQAEISNTNIDNKKKEEQLSFLFTEYETLGFEKDEEDLQEYANKPGSPASSTEGLETSKHTMTSLDNRRKAQNKTKYSMDCALTQNMARKRKFTLSSSTNRVSQLSRKRKKITTAGLCYGENSFVYQGPPFSYRDILDELQAEGFPKMEYKDPFFSNPVDLEDKPYAYAGKRFEISSTHISARIPVQFEGELVSVYDKPAFDMFSSWKYLVRPPGYNAVARWYKGEISATKKNNESQIAMQTPRSKFFYKFASDTSVNRKRKKGVVHDSLTHLTLEIHVNTRGDKNPDPAIDEVCMIIWCLEEETFPLDLDIAYEGIMIVHKDFKDSIFPSQIQRCVDNIPVMFYETEYDMFEALTDLVLLFDPDILSGFEIHNFSWGYIIERCQKIHQFDIVNELARVKYQFKSKRSDTWGYTQSSGISVTGRHIINVWRALRSDVNLAQYTIESTAFNLLHKRLPHFSYRSLTDMWNSKNSSTKMRTVIYYWLSRARINVQLLRKQDYIARNIEQARLIGIDFHSVYYRGSQFKVESFLIRICKSESFILLSPGKKDVRKQKALECVPLVMEPESAFYKSPLVVLDFQSLYPSIMIGYNYCYSTMLGRVREISLMDNQIGVSKFSLPRNILTLLKDDVSIAPNGVIYAKTSVRKSTLSKMLTDILDVRVMIKNTMNEIGDDNSSLKRFLNNKQLALKLLANVTYGYTSASFSGRMPCSDLADSIVQTGRETLEKAIDIIEKDDTWSAKVVYGDTDSLFVYLPGKTANEAFAIGHAMAERVTQNNPKPVSLKFEKVYHPSILVSKKRYVGFSYESPSQNLPFFDAKGIETVRRDGIPAQQKIVEKCIRLLFQTKDLSKIKKYLHGEFIKIQSGKVSTQDFCFAKEVKLGAYKSEKTAPAGAVVAKRKINKDYRAEPQYKERVPYLVVKGKKGQILRERCVSPEEFFENEDLELDSEYYINKTLIPPLDRLFNLIGISIGTWTQEVLISKKSSTTGKKGEKLVKVGTSLTCCNCGEELTKPHSVQLCDDCLVRKNFTTSSLLIQKLKRQKEYETLKTVCRTCSYRYTSDAGIENDHIANECNSYDCPIFYSRVKTAKYLKDNQTVQREKVLASLNDW